Proteins from a single region of Psychrobacter cryohalolentis K5:
- the nth gene encoding endonuclease III, protein MSKTVKHKTADTPPSRRMPNRDVRPFFEKLAATIDEPVTELNYKSNFELLIAVILSAQATDVSVNIATNQLYPVANTPEAILALGEEGLKSYIKNIGLFNAKAKNVIKTCRDLIEKFNSTVPDNRKDLESLAGVGRKTANVVLNTAFGQPTMAVDTHIFRVGNRTGLATGKNVLIVEKKLVERIPDDFIVDAHHYLILHGRYTCQARTPKCGACPVYDECMFKDKAVFLEL, encoded by the coding sequence ATGAGTAAAACCGTCAAACATAAAACAGCTGATACTCCGCCATCGAGGCGCATGCCCAACCGTGATGTGCGTCCATTTTTTGAGAAATTGGCGGCGACAATTGATGAGCCAGTGACTGAGCTCAATTATAAGAGTAACTTTGAGCTGCTTATCGCAGTTATATTATCAGCGCAGGCGACTGATGTCAGCGTCAATATTGCCACCAATCAGCTCTATCCGGTGGCGAATACGCCTGAGGCAATACTCGCTTTAGGCGAAGAAGGTTTGAAATCCTATATTAAGAATATCGGCTTGTTTAATGCCAAAGCCAAAAACGTCATCAAAACTTGCCGTGACTTGATTGAGAAATTTAATAGCACCGTCCCTGACAACCGTAAAGACTTAGAGTCTCTAGCGGGCGTCGGGCGCAAGACGGCGAATGTAGTTCTAAATACAGCCTTTGGACAGCCGACGATGGCGGTCGATACCCATATCTTTCGAGTGGGTAATCGTACGGGACTTGCCACTGGCAAAAACGTCTTAATCGTTGAGAAGAAACTGGTCGAACGTATCCCCGATGACTTTATCGTTGATGCTCATCATTATCTTATTTTGCACGGGCGCTATACTTGTCAGGCTCGTACCCCAAAATGCGGCGCTTGTCCTGTTTATGACGAATGTATGTTTAAAGATAAAGCAGTATTTTTAGAGTTGTAA
- a CDS encoding IS3 family transposase — MEALRQEHPLSALLNIAKMAKSVFYYHRCQFDVKDKYGDLKQRITELYHQHKGRYGYRRVTAALKQLDCHHNHKLIAKLMHDMKLSAKIRRQKYRSYKGQQGKIAKNYLKRQFHADKPNKRWLTDITEFKVGDDKLYLSPILDCYNNEIVSYTLSKRPTYDLVGKMLEDALAKTKACRDNKLMLHSDQGWHYQMRLFGQVLKQHGIKQSMSRKGNCLDNALMEGFFGTLKCETIYIEKPNSIEGLEKQIHEYIHYYNHERIQLKLKGLSPVKYRTQSLI; from the coding sequence ATCGAAGCACTAAGACAAGAGCACCCTTTATCTGCTTTGCTAAACATCGCTAAGATGGCTAAAAGTGTCTTTTACTACCATAGGTGTCAGTTTGACGTTAAAGACAAATATGGAGACTTAAAACAGCGTATTACTGAGCTTTACCATCAGCATAAAGGCAGGTATGGTTATCGTAGAGTCACGGCTGCATTAAAGCAGCTAGATTGTCATCATAACCATAAGCTCATCGCTAAGCTTATGCATGACATGAAGCTTAGCGCAAAGATAAGACGTCAGAAGTATCGCTCCTATAAAGGACAACAAGGTAAGATTGCGAAGAACTATTTAAAACGCCAGTTTCATGCAGATAAACCAAATAAGCGCTGGCTGACCGATATTACTGAGTTTAAGGTGGGTGATGATAAGCTGTATTTGTCACCCATACTTGATTGTTATAACAATGAGATTGTCAGTTATACACTCTCAAAGAGACCCACTTATGACTTAGTTGGCAAGATGCTAGAGGATGCTTTGGCAAAGACGAAAGCGTGCCGTGATAACAAGTTAATGCTGCACTCTGATCAAGGATGGCATTATCAAATGAGACTGTTTGGACAGGTGCTGAAACAGCATGGTATTAAGCAAAGTATGAGCAGAAAAGGCAACTGTTTGGATAATGCGCTCATGGAGGGGTTCTTTGGTACCCTAAAGTGTGAGACGATTTATATTGAAAAGCCTAATTCGATTGAAGGTTTAGAGAAACAGATTCATGAGTATATTCACTACTATAATCATGAAAGAATTCAACTCAAACTAAAAGGACTGAGTCCTGTTAAGTACAGAACTCAGTCCTTGATATAA
- a CDS encoding YkvA family protein: protein MADKEKEKEKEKEKDNKSLMDSIRLILGKEDKIKDQLDNGRGLERYTKDLLLLMSLVKDYYQGNYRNIPYKTISAAVVGLLYVINPIDLIPDFIPFIGQIDDALVLKFCLKLMEKDLLKYKTWKDEQSASKDKDSKPTNKKLKDKNKSTAKADKDEESKAEDDKVDTKKST, encoded by the coding sequence ATGGCTGACAAAGAGAAAGAGAAAGAGAAAGAGAAAGAGAAAGACAATAAAAGCCTAATGGATAGTATTAGACTCATCTTGGGTAAAGAAGACAAAATAAAAGACCAACTTGACAACGGTCGCGGTCTTGAGCGTTATACCAAGGATTTACTATTGCTCATGAGCTTGGTAAAAGACTACTATCAAGGTAACTATCGTAATATTCCTTATAAAACTATTTCAGCGGCAGTGGTTGGTCTGCTCTATGTTATAAACCCTATTGATCTTATTCCGGACTTTATCCCCTTTATCGGTCAAATCGATGATGCGTTGGTACTGAAATTTTGTCTCAAGCTCATGGAAAAGGATTTGTTGAAATACAAAACTTGGAAGGATGAACAAAGCGCATCTAAAGATAAAGACTCAAAGCCTACTAATAAAAAGCTCAAAGATAAAAATAAAAGTACGGCAAAAGCAGATAAAGACGAAGAGTCTAAAGCGGAAGACGATAAGGTAGATACTAAAAAGTCGACATAG
- the dnaQ gene encoding DNA polymerase III subunit epsilon: MSENRSAAQPFNTSNAINPLAAKADTTVAYTDGACKGNPGAGGWGAHLIFSDGRTQDFYGGDKETTNNRMELMGAIQALTHSSHEQKLEIWTDSSYVKKGITEWIEGWKKRGWKTASKKPVANQDLWQRLDELCQKRDVDWHWVKGHAGHAGNEKADELANLGVTSRSEDLITDVQDSTKKKEPIMADKKPSSSDDWLNFDPLGFDMMDDELDAELLENQSYNDSVINTHAFAEENISPYNATNSMSAIEMPDAQTPLIDTSINNHASNMVTNVEADTPKFDGDTSRANPYFKPLLPKPINCHQSDRQLIMDTETTGLDPQKGDRVIEVGIVEMIGRKFTGEKLHVYINPQRGMDEEVIRIHGISEAFLTDKPTFDQVAQSLYDFMDGAEIIAHNASFDMNFLNMEFAKVGMHDFAERVKVTDSLVMAKQQYPGQKNTLDALVRRLDVGKQDRTFHGALLDSEILAEVYLAMTGGQVTLGIEDDAQADGGHTAHASFANLAALLLESSTDEGANQSWYASLAEDYPELKAKM; this comes from the coding sequence ATGTCAGAAAATCGCAGCGCAGCGCAGCCATTTAACACCAGTAATGCCATAAACCCATTGGCTGCCAAAGCAGATACTACGGTTGCTTACACAGATGGCGCGTGTAAAGGCAATCCTGGTGCTGGTGGCTGGGGCGCTCATCTGATATTTAGCGACGGACGGACGCAGGATTTTTATGGCGGTGATAAAGAAACCACCAATAATCGTATGGAATTGATGGGTGCGATACAAGCGCTTACTCATAGCTCACATGAGCAGAAACTCGAGATTTGGACAGACTCAAGTTATGTCAAAAAAGGCATCACTGAGTGGATTGAAGGTTGGAAAAAAAGAGGCTGGAAGACGGCCAGTAAAAAACCCGTCGCCAATCAAGACCTATGGCAGCGACTCGATGAGCTCTGTCAGAAACGCGATGTTGATTGGCATTGGGTCAAAGGTCATGCTGGACATGCTGGTAATGAAAAAGCGGATGAGCTTGCGAACCTAGGTGTGACCTCACGTAGTGAAGATTTGATAACAGACGTTCAAGATAGTACTAAAAAAAAAGAGCCAATAATGGCTGATAAAAAGCCATCAAGCAGCGATGATTGGCTAAATTTTGATCCATTAGGTTTTGATATGATGGATGATGAGCTTGATGCCGAACTACTAGAGAATCAAAGTTATAATGACAGTGTAATAAATACTCATGCTTTCGCTGAAGAAAATATTAGTCCGTACAATGCCACCAATTCAATGAGTGCTATAGAAATGCCAGACGCCCAGACGCCTTTGATTGATACAAGCATCAATAACCATGCGTCCAACATGGTTACTAATGTTGAAGCAGATACGCCAAAATTCGATGGTGACACCAGCCGTGCCAATCCATATTTTAAGCCATTGCTACCCAAGCCAATAAACTGTCACCAATCTGATCGTCAGCTGATTATGGATACCGAGACCACGGGGCTGGATCCGCAAAAAGGCGATCGTGTCATTGAAGTCGGTATTGTAGAGATGATTGGACGTAAGTTCACTGGCGAAAAGCTCCACGTCTATATCAACCCACAGCGCGGTATGGATGAAGAAGTTATTCGAATTCACGGTATTTCTGAAGCATTTTTAACGGACAAACCAACCTTTGATCAAGTCGCGCAGTCGCTCTATGACTTTATGGATGGTGCAGAAATCATCGCTCATAATGCCTCGTTTGATATGAACTTCTTAAATATGGAGTTTGCCAAAGTTGGCATGCATGACTTTGCTGAGCGAGTAAAAGTGACCGACTCGCTGGTCATGGCAAAGCAGCAGTATCCTGGACAGAAAAATACTCTTGATGCTCTCGTACGTCGTTTAGACGTGGGCAAGCAAGACCGTACCTTTCACGGGGCATTACTAGATTCAGAGATTTTAGCAGAAGTCTATTTGGCGATGACTGGCGGACAAGTAACGCTAGGCATTGAGGATGACGCGCAAGCGGATGGCGGACACACAGCCCATGCTAGCTTTGCCAATTTAGCGGCTTTATTGCTTGAGTCAAGTACTGATGAGGGCGCCAATCAAAGCTGGTATGCGTCGCTCGCAGAAGATTATCCTGAGCTGAAAGCCAAAATGTAA
- a CDS encoding helix-turn-helix domain-containing protein: MRYDLDFKMQVIAYYLQGHTGLATSEKFKVDSKLVQKWVKQYQSGGIDAIKPKTSKAKYSSGFKYKVITTMLTQGLSQSEVALTFNISSPALISHWHKAYRQQGMSGLITKPKGRAAMTKPFITSKPDDEKTLAELKRENEYLRAEVAYLKKLDALLKAEEQAGKKQGSSKH, translated from the coding sequence ATGCGTTACGATCTAGACTTTAAGATGCAAGTCATCGCATACTATCTGCAAGGACATACCGGACTTGCCACAAGTGAGAAGTTTAAAGTAGATTCGAAACTTGTACAAAAATGGGTTAAGCAATATCAAAGCGGTGGTATAGACGCGATCAAGCCAAAGACAAGTAAGGCTAAATACAGCAGTGGGTTTAAATACAAAGTGATTACGACCATGCTGACGCAAGGATTAAGTCAATCCGAGGTCGCTTTAACATTTAATATCAGCTCACCTGCTTTAATTAGCCACTGGCACAAAGCATATCGACAACAAGGCATGTCTGGACTAATAACCAAGCCTAAAGGTAGAGCCGCCATGACCAAGCCATTTATCACAAGCAAACCAGATGATGAGAAAACCTTAGCAGAGCTTAAGCGTGAGAATGAATACCTACGTGCAGAGGTTGCGTACCTAAAAAAGCTCGATGCCTTGCTCAAAGCGGAGGAACAAGCAGGCAAAAAGCAAGGCTCATCGAAGCACTAA
- a CDS encoding BCCT family transporter, with the protein MDHVKVGRLGPFPRVSKPVFLTSALLILVFIIFGAFFNEQAELVFGHAKAFVSLRFGWFFIVVVNLTLVMSIYMIFSRYGDIRLGHQNEKPEYNIVSWIGMLFSAGIGIGLLYWGTAEPLYHFMAPPLGEPETIAAAKQAMNISFLHYGLHVWALYGMVALSLAYFHYRVGLPLAIRSTLYPILGKKIYGGWGHTVDTLAVFGTMFGVVTTLGLGVLQINSGLETLFGIPNNITVQIILIALITMLAGLSLFMGLDKGIKRLSDTNILFTVILLSFVIILGPTQFIINSFVENIGNYLHQIVPLGLWTESYNGEENWQASWTIFYWAWWISWSPFVGVFVARISRGRTIREFILGVLLIPITILFLWFTAFGGSAVNMELMAAADPNIISPGLIEAVQADTGSAIFKLMESYPLTSAVNLLIVVMIVLWFVTSSDSASFVIDMLTSGGDANPPKIQRLFWAGTEGVIAAVLLAAGGLSALQAASIVSGFPFAIVIVVMMYSLLRGLSRDRLILYRNQQWFITEESAEHNSANEFRDEDLLTGPPDIEKPEG; encoded by the coding sequence ATGGATCATGTAAAAGTTGGCCGCTTGGGCCCTTTTCCACGGGTAAGTAAACCTGTGTTCTTAACTTCAGCACTATTAATTCTGGTGTTTATCATCTTTGGTGCTTTTTTTAATGAGCAAGCAGAACTGGTATTTGGTCACGCAAAAGCATTCGTGTCTTTGCGCTTTGGCTGGTTCTTTATTGTGGTGGTTAACTTAACGCTAGTGATGAGTATTTATATGATATTCAGTCGCTATGGCGATATCAGGCTTGGTCATCAGAACGAGAAGCCCGAGTATAATATAGTCTCCTGGATTGGCATGCTGTTTTCAGCTGGCATCGGTATTGGACTGCTCTATTGGGGCACCGCTGAACCCTTGTACCATTTTATGGCGCCGCCATTGGGAGAGCCCGAAACGATCGCCGCCGCCAAGCAAGCGATGAATATCTCGTTCCTGCATTATGGCTTACATGTGTGGGCGCTCTACGGCATGGTTGCTTTGTCATTGGCTTATTTTCACTACCGAGTGGGTTTACCACTGGCCATCCGCTCGACACTTTATCCTATATTGGGTAAGAAAATCTATGGTGGTTGGGGTCATACGGTCGATACGCTGGCGGTATTTGGGACGATGTTTGGGGTAGTGACCACGTTAGGTCTTGGGGTATTGCAGATTAACTCAGGTCTTGAGACGTTATTTGGTATTCCCAATAATATTACAGTGCAAATTATATTGATTGCCTTAATCACTATGCTGGCTGGTCTATCTCTGTTTATGGGATTAGATAAAGGGATTAAGCGCTTAAGTGATACCAATATATTATTTACTGTGATATTGCTAAGCTTTGTGATTATTTTAGGACCGACTCAGTTTATTATAAATAGCTTTGTAGAGAACATCGGCAACTATTTACATCAGATTGTGCCACTAGGTCTTTGGACAGAGTCTTATAACGGTGAAGAAAACTGGCAAGCATCATGGACGATTTTCTATTGGGCATGGTGGATAAGCTGGTCGCCTTTCGTTGGGGTGTTCGTGGCTCGTATCTCTCGTGGTCGTACGATTCGTGAATTCATATTGGGAGTGTTGTTGATTCCTATTACCATATTGTTCTTATGGTTTACCGCTTTTGGTGGTTCAGCCGTTAATATGGAGCTAATGGCGGCGGCGGACCCCAATATTATCAGTCCTGGCTTGATCGAGGCGGTCCAAGCAGATACTGGCAGTGCCATCTTTAAGTTGATGGAGTCTTATCCGCTAACATCGGCTGTGAACTTGCTCATCGTGGTAATGATTGTTCTTTGGTTTGTCACGTCATCGGATTCAGCCAGTTTCGTCATTGATATGTTGACCTCAGGTGGCGATGCTAATCCACCGAAAATTCAGCGCTTATTTTGGGCGGGTACCGAAGGTGTCATCGCAGCGGTACTATTGGCAGCAGGTGGCTTGAGTGCACTACAAGCGGCTTCCATTGTGTCAGGTTTTCCTTTTGCGATAGTGATAGTCGTAATGATGTATTCGCTACTACGTGGCTTAAGTCGTGACCGTTTGATATTGTATCGCAATCAGCAATGGTTTATCACCGAGGAATCTGCTGAGCACAATTCAGCCAATGAATTTCGTGATGAAGACTTGCTCACAGGTCCGCCTGATATTGAAAAGCCTGAAGGTTAA
- a CDS encoding PQQ-dependent sugar dehydrogenase, whose translation MSKPLTLPIIITALLFSTSACSNQSATDTNADLAKYQEAETSVADVASTDKPAFTTKAVATFDEPWAMTALPIVSNKPSKLLVTQKTGELFIVDTATGTKTEIASVPKVAYGGQGGLGDIILAPDFVTSNNVYISYVEAGTGDDSNKFGAKVIKAKLSGLDTDQPSLQKMVPIWQQTPKVDGQGHYSHRLLFSPDGQYLYISSGERQEKPPAQDMTVNLGKIIRLNTDGSMPMDNPFVSNNDIAAQFWSIGHRNVLGMAFDSKEQLWAHEMGPRGGDEFNLIEKGKNYGWPIVSNGRNYSGVDIPDHSTRPELEAPKITWTPVISPSSISMYSTGKHNDFPAWQGNALISGLSSKALIVVNFDENNGATERYRYDMGERIRSVLVADGQVWALEDGNGGRLLRLSPK comes from the coding sequence ATGAGTAAACCATTAACGTTACCGATAATTATCACAGCATTACTGTTTAGTACTTCTGCTTGTTCAAATCAATCTGCCACTGATACCAATGCCGATTTGGCAAAATATCAAGAAGCTGAAACCTCAGTAGCAGATGTTGCAAGTACGGACAAACCTGCCTTTACCACAAAAGCCGTTGCCACCTTTGATGAGCCATGGGCAATGACTGCATTACCTATCGTTAGTAATAAACCATCAAAACTGCTTGTCACACAAAAGACAGGCGAATTATTCATTGTTGATACGGCAACAGGTACTAAGACAGAAATCGCTAGCGTGCCTAAAGTCGCTTACGGGGGACAAGGCGGTCTTGGTGATATTATTCTTGCACCAGATTTTGTTACCTCTAACAACGTATATATCAGCTACGTTGAGGCAGGCACTGGTGATGATAGTAATAAATTTGGTGCAAAAGTCATTAAAGCCAAACTATCAGGTTTGGATACTGATCAACCAAGTTTGCAGAAGATGGTCCCAATTTGGCAGCAGACGCCAAAGGTAGATGGGCAAGGGCATTACAGCCACCGTTTATTATTTTCACCTGATGGGCAATATTTATATATCAGCTCAGGCGAACGTCAAGAAAAACCTCCTGCTCAAGACATGACTGTCAATTTGGGAAAAATAATACGGTTAAATACTGACGGCTCGATGCCAATGGACAATCCATTTGTGAGTAATAATGACATCGCTGCTCAATTTTGGAGCATAGGACATCGTAATGTACTCGGGATGGCATTCGATAGTAAAGAGCAGTTGTGGGCGCATGAAATGGGTCCACGAGGTGGTGATGAGTTCAATCTGATTGAAAAAGGTAAGAATTACGGCTGGCCAATCGTATCAAATGGTCGCAATTATTCTGGTGTGGATATTCCTGATCACAGTACGCGTCCTGAGCTTGAAGCACCCAAAATCACATGGACACCAGTCATATCCCCTTCATCAATAAGTATGTATTCGACTGGTAAGCACAATGATTTTCCGGCGTGGCAAGGTAATGCGCTGATCAGTGGTTTATCCTCCAAAGCGCTGATAGTTGTTAATTTCGATGAAAATAATGGTGCGACTGAGCGCTATCGCTATGATATGGGCGAGCGTATTCGTAGTGTACTGGTTGCAGATGGGCAGGTTTGGGCGCTTGAAGATGGTAATGGTGGGCGATTACTGAGACTATCGCCTAAGTAG
- the nudC gene encoding NAD(+) diphosphatase, translating to MTYDYAIAHNIALPSILDSDELTSSDLDSSVISNVENSINTFIPYRQLITHLPIALAAQLSQAIQLLRWQADTQFCSRCAARTVAAKCGERAMVCDVCRLRQYPRVQPCVITAITRPNPQTGEMQILLAHHHRYGQQKTASHLLQSPQPLLYGLIAGFVEVGESLEHAVVREVAEEVGLSLSDIRYVNSQPWPFPSNLMLGFRASYADGDIVIQEDELSHADFFDLSKLPKIPFKGSIAYELIAQIANEQGILL from the coding sequence ATCACTTATGATTATGCAATAGCACATAATATCGCCTTACCCAGTATTTTAGACAGTGATGAATTAACAAGTAGTGACTTGGATAGCAGCGTTATTAGCAATGTAGAGAACAGTATTAACACTTTTATACCTTATCGACAGCTTATCACGCACCTGCCCATAGCATTAGCTGCTCAGCTTAGCCAAGCCATACAACTACTTCGTTGGCAAGCAGATACACAGTTTTGTAGTCGCTGCGCGGCACGCACTGTAGCTGCCAAATGCGGTGAGCGTGCTATGGTTTGTGACGTTTGTCGATTGCGTCAGTATCCGCGTGTACAGCCCTGCGTCATTACCGCCATTACTCGACCCAACCCGCAAACGGGTGAAATGCAAATTTTGTTGGCTCATCATCATCGTTACGGTCAGCAAAAAACAGCCTCTCATTTATTACAGTCGCCCCAACCGTTACTATACGGTTTGATTGCAGGCTTTGTAGAAGTAGGTGAAAGCCTAGAGCATGCTGTGGTACGCGAAGTGGCAGAAGAAGTGGGTCTTAGCTTGTCCGATATTCGCTATGTGAACAGTCAACCATGGCCGTTTCCGTCTAATTTGATGTTGGGTTTTCGAGCATCTTATGCAGATGGCGATATCGTTATACAAGAAGATGAGCTATCACATGCAGATTTTTTCGATCTATCAAAGCTGCCAAAAATACCCTTTAAGGGTAGCATTGCTTATGAGCTGATTGCGCAAATTGCCAATGAGCAAGGTATTTTGCTTTAA
- the metK gene encoding methionine adenosyltransferase, which produces MREYNLFTSESVSEGHPDKMADQISDAILDAILRQDLHARVACETLVKTGAVVLAGEITTTANIDVERIVRDTVNGIGYHHSDLGFDGETCAVINMLGKQSPEIAQGVDRADPEEQGAGDQGLMFGYASNETEVLMPAPIEYAHRLMERQSELRRAGELPWLRPDAKAQVTLKYDGNKPVAIDAVVLSTQHDPSISQADLQEAIMESIIKQVLPAELLHAGTRYHINPTGKFVIGGPVGDAGLTGRKIIVDTYGGMARHGGGAFSGKDPSKVDRSAAYAVRYVAKNIVAAGIADRCEVQVSYAIGVAEPTSISINTFGTNKISNDEIISLIRTHFDLRPYGITRMLNLLQPMYQQTASFGHFGRQGSETAFTWEKTDKAKILKADAGL; this is translated from the coding sequence ATGCGCGAATACAACTTATTTACCTCAGAATCTGTGAGCGAAGGTCATCCTGACAAAATGGCTGATCAAATCTCAGACGCTATCCTTGATGCCATCTTACGGCAAGATTTACATGCACGCGTGGCATGTGAGACCCTAGTCAAAACTGGCGCTGTCGTATTGGCAGGTGAAATAACCACCACGGCAAATATCGACGTTGAGCGCATCGTGCGTGATACGGTTAATGGCATTGGTTATCATCATTCAGACTTGGGTTTTGATGGCGAGACATGTGCGGTTATTAATATGCTTGGTAAACAATCGCCTGAGATTGCCCAAGGTGTTGACCGCGCTGACCCTGAAGAACAAGGCGCTGGTGACCAAGGTTTGATGTTTGGTTATGCTAGCAATGAAACTGAAGTATTGATGCCCGCCCCTATCGAGTATGCTCATCGCTTGATGGAGCGTCAGTCGGAGTTGCGCCGCGCAGGCGAACTACCTTGGTTACGTCCGGATGCCAAAGCACAAGTCACGCTTAAATATGATGGCAATAAACCTGTTGCTATTGACGCGGTCGTCTTATCTACGCAGCATGATCCAAGTATCTCGCAAGCTGATTTACAAGAAGCGATCATGGAGTCAATTATCAAACAAGTACTCCCGGCAGAGCTACTACATGCTGGTACACGTTATCATATCAACCCGACTGGCAAATTCGTCATCGGTGGTCCTGTTGGTGATGCAGGACTGACCGGTCGTAAGATTATTGTTGATACTTATGGCGGTATGGCGCGTCACGGTGGCGGCGCATTTAGTGGTAAAGATCCCTCAAAAGTCGATCGCAGTGCAGCTTATGCGGTGCGTTACGTGGCTAAAAACATCGTCGCTGCTGGTATTGCCGATCGCTGTGAAGTACAAGTAAGCTATGCCATTGGCGTTGCTGAACCGACTTCTATTTCGATTAACACTTTTGGTACTAACAAAATCAGCAACGATGAAATCATTAGCTTGATTCGTACGCATTTTGACTTACGTCCGTATGGTATCACCCGTATGCTGAATTTATTGCAGCCGATGTATCAGCAAACCGCCAGTTTTGGACATTTTGGTCGCCAAGGTTCTGAAACCGCCTTTACGTGGGAAAAAACTGACAAAGCTAAGATTTTAAAAGCGGATGCTGGCTTATAA
- a CDS encoding DUF3144 domain-containing protein yields MSQENAQNNEIDASLEITPEMQSFYQRADAIIGVANSQLGPDAHSGQVGASLLYAAARYSASVASIGFVKGDDFAKEKDDIVEFYTKQYRQMLSDNLTDYAQNFDKYIQLNQDDKPAK; encoded by the coding sequence ATGTCTCAAGAGAATGCTCAAAACAATGAGATTGATGCAAGTCTTGAAATCACCCCTGAAATGCAGTCGTTTTATCAACGTGCTGATGCCATTATTGGTGTAGCAAACAGTCAATTAGGTCCTGATGCGCACTCAGGTCAAGTAGGTGCGTCACTGCTTTATGCCGCAGCACGTTATAGCGCATCAGTCGCCTCAATCGGCTTTGTAAAAGGTGATGATTTTGCCAAAGAAAAGGATGATATTGTCGAATTTTATACCAAACAATATCGCCAAATGCTGAGCGACAACTTGACTGATTATGCGCAGAACTTTGATAAATATATTCAGCTTAATCAAGATGATAAGCCTGCTAAATAA
- a CDS encoding RnfABCDGE type electron transport complex subunit B, with the protein MQSTMNKNSNHIRLTNLPILFDSLKIETLPADVQEKIARIDGSLPQTQCGLCDHADGCLPYAVAIVMDGEPHNKCVPGGQPVADTIAQIIDADMPTLSAEPSKWPLDSTSQRPVEVRAVIREDDCIGCTKCIPACPVDAIVGTGKHMHTIFTDLCTGCELCIAPCPVDCIDLVTVERTLSTPERTLEQEDLRQRYHTHLNRVSKQLADSSNSRPVVSMVEAKLNNAASQSLNISEAQAKNTIAAAKLRSKIKKLEKQLSVRPNESKQAELNELKAELAQL; encoded by the coding sequence ATGCAAAGCACCATGAATAAAAACAGCAATCATATCCGTTTAACCAATCTGCCAATCTTATTCGATTCGCTGAAGATAGAAACATTGCCTGCTGATGTTCAGGAAAAAATTGCGCGCATTGATGGCAGCCTACCGCAAACACAGTGCGGTCTATGCGACCATGCTGATGGTTGCTTACCTTATGCAGTTGCTATCGTGATGGATGGTGAGCCACATAATAAGTGTGTACCGGGTGGTCAGCCAGTGGCGGATACTATCGCGCAGATTATCGATGCTGATATGCCAACACTAAGCGCTGAACCTTCAAAATGGCCGTTAGATTCTACTTCTCAGCGGCCTGTTGAAGTGCGTGCCGTCATTCGTGAAGATGATTGCATTGGCTGTACCAAATGTATTCCCGCCTGCCCTGTTGATGCCATCGTTGGTACTGGCAAGCATATGCATACTATTTTTACGGATTTATGCACGGGCTGTGAATTATGTATAGCGCCCTGCCCTGTTGACTGCATCGATTTGGTCACGGTTGAGCGTACGCTTTCGACACCTGAGCGCACCCTTGAGCAAGAGGATTTGAGACAGCGTTATCATACCCATTTAAATCGTGTCAGCAAGCAACTTGCGGATAGCAGCAATAGTAGACCCGTGGTCAGCATGGTGGAGGCAAAACTGAATAATGCCGCCAGTCAGTCGTTAAATATCAGTGAAGCTCAAGCAAAAAACACTATTGCAGCGGCAAAGCTGCGCAGTAAAATTAAAAAGTTAGAAAAACAGCTTAGCGTACGTCCCAATGAAAGCAAACAAGCAGAATTGAATGAATTAAAAGCTGAGCTTGCACAACTTTAA